The Bradyrhizobium betae genomic interval TCGGCAAGATCATCCCCTACGTGCTGGTCGGCTTCCTCCAGGCCTTCCTGATCATCGGCATCGGCGTGGTCCTGTTCGGCGTGCCCGTGTTCGGAAACCTGTTCCTGCTGGCGCTGCTCTCGACGCTGTTCATCACCACCAACCTCTCGATCGGCTACACCATCTCGACGCTGGTGCAGAACCAGCTCCAGGCGATGCAGATGTCGATGATGTTCTTCCTGCCGAGCATTCTGCTCTCCGGCTTCATGTTTCCGTTCGCCGGCATGCCCGCCTGGGCGCAATATGTCGGTGAGTGCCTGCCGCTGACGCACTATCTGCGCATCGTCCGCGCCATCATGCTCAAGGGCGCGAGCATGCAGAATTTGCACTTCGACACGCTGGCGCTGGCGACCCTGATGCTGGTCGCCATGACCGTCGCCGTGACACGCTTCCGCCGCACGCTGGATTGAGGCAAGATGCCCCTGAATCGAAGGGGGCGGAATGGTCAGCTTTGCGAGCAGGAAGAGCCGGCAGCATGCCGTCTTGTCGGAGGATTTCGAGCGCGAGCTGACGCGGGAAGTGCTGCGCACCGAGCTGTTGCGGGTGCGGGCGCTGATCGCGACGGGGGGCGTCATCATTCTTTTTCTGACCGCGATCTACCTCGTGGCCCCCGATATCGTAAACCGGGTCTGGCGCGGGGCGAGCGGGCTCGCCGAAGTCTATGGCCTCCTGACCGGCTTCATCCTGTTCGAGGCCTGGGTGCACAGCCAGATCCGGAAGAACCTCAGGCTGGATCGCGATCTTCCGGTGATCAGGCGCTATGTCGGCGCGCTGATCGAGACGTCGGTGCCGACGATCATTCTGCTTCTCGAGATCCGCAACATGGGAGCAAGCCAGGCGCTCGGCTTCGTCGTGCCGCTGGTCTATTTCATCTTCGTCATTCTCTCGACGCTGCGGCTCGATTTCCGGCTGTCTGCGTTCACCGGTTTTGTCGCCGCGGCTGAGCTCTTCGCCGTTGCGCTGGTCTACGATCCCACCAGCGCTGCGGGCGAGCCGCAGATCTATTTCCACGCGGTGCGCAGCACCATCATCCTGATCTGCGGCGTGCTCGCGGGCTCCGTCGGTGCGCAGCTGCGGCGGCAGTTCGCCGCGAGCATCGCGGCCGCTACCGCGCGCGACCGTGTCACCAATCTGTTCGGCCAGCACGTCTCGCCGCAAGTGGTGGAGCGGTTGATGGCGGCGGGGACGAGCACGGCCGGCGACCTGCGCCGCGTCGCCGTGATGTTCGTCGATTTCCGCGGCTTCACGGCGGGCGCGCAGTCGCGCACGCCGCAGGAAGTGGTGGACCGGCTCGACGGCGCCTTTGCCGTCCTGGTCGACATCCTCGACCGCGAGGGCGGCATCGTGAACAAGTTTCTGGGCGACGGCTTTCTCGCGCTGTTCGGCGCGCCGCTGGAAGCCTCCGACGCCGCGCATCGCGCGGTCGCGGCCGGCCGCGAGATGCTGACCGCGATGGAGCGCATCAACGCCCAGACGAGCTGGCCGCTGCGCATCGGCATCGGCATTCATTTCGGCGAGGTCGTCGCCGGCAATATCGGCTCGCCCCGGCGCAAGGAATACACGGTCATCGGCGACACCGTGAACTTCGCTTCGCGCCTGGAGGCGCTGAACAAGGAATTCGGCTCGCAGCTCCTGATCTCCGCGACGGTGCGCGAGGCGCTCGGCGACGACGGCAAGGATGCCGTCGCGCTCGGCGAGGTGGAGGTGCGCGGCTACGAGCAGAAAGTGGCTGTGTTTCAGTTGGGGTGACGCGTTTCGAAACGAGCACGCTTATATATTTGATTGCCGGGCTTCGCGTCCGACGTTCCGACCTCCATTGCTCCGATTGCTCCGAATTTTGGGGCATGACGGACGATATCGCCGGCTTGTAGATTGCCGGCGATGCGGCCGATCGCGGCCGCGACTGTCATGAGGAAGTGTCGATGCAGCGCCGCTACATCACCGTCGACGTGTTCACCGATCGCGCCTTCGGCGGCAACCAGCTCGCCGTGGTGCTCGACGCCGCCGGGCTGTCGACGCAGCAGATGCAGGCGGTCGCGACCGAGTTCAACTATTCCGAGACGACCTTCGTGCTGCCGCCGCGCGACAAGGCGAACGATGCCGAGGTGCGCATCTTCACACCGGTGAGGGAGCTGCCCTTCGCGGGCCATCCCAATGTCGGCACCGCCTTCGTGCTGGGGACGCTTGCGAGAGAGCCGAAGCCGCGGTTGTTGTTCGAGGAGAAGGCGGGCCCCGTGCCGGTGGATATCTTTCGGGAACAGGGACGGGTGGTCAGCACCGAACTCACGGCGCCGCAGCCGCTCTCGCGGCTCGCGCAGTGCTCGGCCGAAGAGGTCGCGGCCTGCATCTCTCTGACCGCTGCCGACATCGTGCTTGATGGTCATGCCCCGCAAATTGTCAGTGTCGGAACGCCTTTCGTGGTGGCGGAAGTGCGCTCGCGCGACGCCGTTCGCCGGGCGAAGCCCGATGCCGCGGCGTTTGCACGGATGCTGCCGCGCGACGGCGCGTTCTCGGTCTATTTCTACACCCGCGACGTGCCCCCCGCGGAGGCGCCTTGCGTGCGGCAGGCGCGGATGTTCTTCCCCGGCGCCAGCGGCCTGATCGAGGACCCCGCCACCGGCAGCGCGACGGTCGCGGCCGCCGCATTGTTCGCCGATCTGGATCCCATACGCGACGGCGAGCTGAAGCTCACCATCGGCCAGGGCTTCGACATGGGCCGGCCGAGCCTGCTCCTGACGCGAGTGCGCATGCAGGACGGCAAGATCGTCTCGGCGCATGTCGGCGGTTCTTGCGTGCAGATGATGGAAGGGACGTTCCGGCTGGCTGGGGAGGGGTGAGAGTACGCTCTCCCTCCGTCATTCCGGGGCAGCGCGAAGCGCTGAGCCCGGAATCCATCGGGCTACGGCGGTGGTGGGTGAATGGATTCCGGGTTCGTGCTGCGCACACCCCGGAATGACAGCGGAGCTACGCCTGCCGTCCCGCCAGATTCCTCACCGTCACCCCATCGCGCTCCTCGATGATCTCCGCGATCATCTGGCGGTGGCAGTGCGTGTGGTCGCGCTCGTAGCAGAGCAGGCACACGGGACCGGCCTTCTTCACCAGGGCCGAGAGCTCGTCCATCTCTTCGCGCGCCTGCGGTGTCTTCAGGTGCTTTGAATAGATCTTCTCCAGCACGTCGTATTGTCCGCTGCGCGCGGCGAGGCGGCCTTCCTTCGGCGTGCCCAGCGCGGCGAGATGGACATAGGCGATGCCGCGTTCGTCGAGTCCTGCGGCAAGCTGCCTCTTGGAAAAGCCGGGCCGCCGCGATGACGTCACCGCGCGCACGTCGACCACGAGCTTGACGCCGGCTTCTTCCAGTTCGTCCAGTACCGCCTTGGGCGGCGTCTGCTCATAACCGATGGTGAAGAGCTTCTTCGCCTTTGCCATGCCGCATCCTCAGCTCACCCGCGCGATCAGTTCCATGGCGCCGTGCGGTGCGCGGACCTTGCCCTCGTGAATGACATAGGCGAACACGTCGCGCGGCTCTTTCTTCGGCTTGGCCTTGTCGACCTTCGGCAGGTCGTCGGGTTCACCGCCCGCGGCCCAGGTCTGAAGACGCTCCGCCCAGGCATCGAGCTGCTTGGGCGGATAGCAGGTCTTGATCTCGTCATTGCCCTTTTGCAGCCGGGCATAGACGAAATCGCTGGCGACGTCGGCGATGGCTGGATACTTGCCGTGCTCCGCGAACACCACCGGCGTCTCGAATTCGCGGATCAGTGCGATGAAGTCAGGCGTGCAAAAACTGTCGTGGCGGACCTCGACGACATGGCGCAGCGCGCGCCCTTCGAGCTTGCGCGGCAACAGCTCGAGGAACTTGCCGAAATCGGCACCGTCGAATTTCTTGGTCGGCGCGAACTGCCACAGCACCGGTCCGAGCCGGTCGCGGAGCTCCAGCACGCCGGAATCATAGAACCGCTTGATTGAATCGGCCGCCTCGCCGAGCACGCGCCGGTTGGTGGCAAAGCGCGGCCCCTTCAGCGAGAATACGAATCCGTCCGGCACTTCGCCGGCCCATTTGCGAAAGCTCTCCGGCTTCTGCGAGCCGTAATAGGTGCCGTTGATCTCGATCGAGGTTAGCTTCGAGGCAGCGTAGGACAGCTCCTTCGCCTGCGTCAGCTTCTCCGGATAGAACACGCCGCGCCAGGGCTCGAAGGTCCAGCCGCCGATGCCGATGAAGATGTTGCCGGATTTTTTGGACGCGGTTTTTGCTTTGGCCACGGAGGATCTCGCATCGTCGGGGAGGGGAGAGACGCCATCCTAATCAAACCAGATTTGATTGGCCAGTTGCCGTGTCCCGTCTAAGCTCGCGACCGGATCTGCAATAAGGGAGAACAAGATGCGGATGCTGATGCTGGGAGCTGTGCTCGTCATGATGACATCTGCTGCCATGACGCAAGCTGTCATGGCTGACGATGACGACGCGAAGGGGGCGCAGAAGCTCGCCATGCAGGGCCGCGACGATTACTGGCATTGCCTGGCGCGGGAATATTCGCGCGACAGCAATCAGGGCCTCTCGGAACAGGATTTTGGCCGCTCGGTTGCCGGCGCCTGTCCGTCGGAACGACAATATTACCGGGTCGCCTTGCTGGAATATCTCACCACGCAATACCCGTTCATTGATGCCGGCGCTCATCTCGCGACCGCGAACAGGGCCGTGGAGTCGGCGCAGAAGGATGTCGTGATAGCCTTCGTCAAGCACAGGCCGCCGGCCAGGTAGGGAGTGGCGAATGGCGAGTGGCGAATAGGGCATGAACACGGTTGCCTTATTCGCTACTCGCCATTCGCCCCCTTCCGGCCCCGCGCGCATCCATGATATCACCGCAGCTTCTGGAACAGGGATGGTTTTCCATGTCGTCTGAGTCGGTGGGTGGCATTTTGGGCGCGATCGTCGCGGCGATCGTGCTTGCGGTCGCCGTCGTCTTCGGGCCGATCGGCCAGTACGGCAAGCCGGTCAAGCCGGCGAAAGTCGAGCCCGCTCCTGCTGCCGCGCCGGCGGCACCTGCCGCACCGGTGCCGCGCGGTCCGGTGATCAAGGAAGT includes:
- a CDS encoding adenylate/guanylate cyclase domain-containing protein encodes the protein MVSFASRKSRQHAVLSEDFERELTREVLRTELLRVRALIATGGVIILFLTAIYLVAPDIVNRVWRGASGLAEVYGLLTGFILFEAWVHSQIRKNLRLDRDLPVIRRYVGALIETSVPTIILLLEIRNMGASQALGFVVPLVYFIFVILSTLRLDFRLSAFTGFVAAAELFAVALVYDPTSAAGEPQIYFHAVRSTIILICGVLAGSVGAQLRRQFAASIAAATARDRVTNLFGQHVSPQVVERLMAAGTSTAGDLRRVAVMFVDFRGFTAGAQSRTPQEVVDRLDGAFAVLVDILDREGGIVNKFLGDGFLALFGAPLEASDAAHRAVAAGREMLTAMERINAQTSWPLRIGIGIHFGEVVAGNIGSPRRKEYTVIGDTVNFASRLEALNKEFGSQLLISATVREALGDDGKDAVALGEVEVRGYEQKVAVFQLG
- a CDS encoding PhzF family phenazine biosynthesis protein; its protein translation is MQRRYITVDVFTDRAFGGNQLAVVLDAAGLSTQQMQAVATEFNYSETTFVLPPRDKANDAEVRIFTPVRELPFAGHPNVGTAFVLGTLAREPKPRLLFEEKAGPVPVDIFREQGRVVSTELTAPQPLSRLAQCSAEEVAACISLTAADIVLDGHAPQIVSVGTPFVVAEVRSRDAVRRAKPDAAAFARMLPRDGAFSVYFYTRDVPPAEAPCVRQARMFFPGASGLIEDPATGSATVAAAALFADLDPIRDGELKLTIGQGFDMGRPSLLLTRVRMQDGKIVSAHVGGSCVQMMEGTFRLAGEG
- a CDS encoding DUF488 family protein, with translation MAKAKKLFTIGYEQTPPKAVLDELEEAGVKLVVDVRAVTSSRRPGFSKRQLAAGLDERGIAYVHLAALGTPKEGRLAARSGQYDVLEKIYSKHLKTPQAREEMDELSALVKKAGPVCLLCYERDHTHCHRQMIAEIIEERDGVTVRNLAGRQA
- a CDS encoding DUF72 domain-containing protein, translated to MAKAKTASKKSGNIFIGIGGWTFEPWRGVFYPEKLTQAKELSYAASKLTSIEINGTYYGSQKPESFRKWAGEVPDGFVFSLKGPRFATNRRVLGEAADSIKRFYDSGVLELRDRLGPVLWQFAPTKKFDGADFGKFLELLPRKLEGRALRHVVEVRHDSFCTPDFIALIREFETPVVFAEHGKYPAIADVASDFVYARLQKGNDEIKTCYPPKQLDAWAERLQTWAAGGEPDDLPKVDKAKPKKEPRDVFAYVIHEGKVRAPHGAMELIARVS